A genomic segment from Spinacia oleracea cultivar Varoflay chromosome 3, BTI_SOV_V1, whole genome shotgun sequence encodes:
- the LOC110792598 gene encoding protein PHLOEM PROTEIN 2-LIKE A10: MDLQLVNKGFELTRRKKKWVLLLAAFGVTGYGVYRVYNLPSVARKRNKFVKLCSALVSIIEAVSDSAETFGVVSKDLREFLQSDSDEIPNSLKQISKIAQSKDFSDSVVRVTASLTRGVFRGYQAENSIDDGSGVDSNPGFYDRFMDKLFTDSGSGFASVVVGSFARNLVLAFYSIEESGKGSNVDGSVSKDAPLPRWVDAMCSNGCRDLIGECIQKFVSTAVSVYLDKTLSINTYDELFAGLTNPKHDNQVKDLLVSVCNSSIETLVKTSHQVLTSSESGENSGSSASALPRLVVTRSNSDVVVSKTLCSVIDDAHNVITVKQSGHRRGGGFLDLGENRKSSSGNWMSTVSSTLAVPSNRKLVLDVTGRVTFETVRSFLEFLIGRLFSSVKRSVRVVNDAIVDTSVQVVRYFTEKSCLVASICLSLCLYVLGGRCELMPA, encoded by the coding sequence atggATTTGCAATTGGTGAATAAGGGTTTTGAATTGACCCGTAGAAAGAAGAAATGGGTTCTTCTTTTAGCAGCTTTTGGGGTAACTGGGTATGGTGTATATAGGGTTTACAATTTACCCTCTGTTGCTAGAAAAAGGAACAAATTTGTTAAATTATGTAGTGCGTTAGTTTCAATTATTGAGGCTGTTTCTGATTCTGCTGAGACTTTTGGGGTTGTTTCCAAAGATTTAAGGGAGTTTCTACAATCCGATTCTGATGAAATCCCCAATAGTTTGAAGCAAATCTCGAAAATAGCTCAATCCAAAGATTTCTCTGATTCTGTTGTTAGGGTTACTGCTTCTTTGACCAGGGGGGTTTTCAGGGGTTACCAGGCTGAAAACTCAATTGATGATGGTTCTGGGGTTGATTCGAATCCGGGTTTTTATGACCGATTTATGGATAAGCTATTCACAGATTCTGGCTCTGGTTTTGCTTCCGTGGTTGTTGGTAGTTTTGCTAGAAATTTAGTGTTGGCATTCTATTCTATTGAAGAGTCTGGTAAAGGATCGAACGTAGATGGTTCGGTTTCAAAGGATGCCCCGTTGCCTAGATGGGTTGATGCAATGTGTAGTAATGGTTGCAGGGATCTAATTGGGGAATGCATACAGAAGTTTGTTAGCACTGCTGTCTCAGTTTATCTTGACAAAACTTTGAGTATTAACACCTATGATGAATTGTTTGCTGGATTAACTAATCCAAAGCATGATAATCAAGTCAAAGATTTGTTAGTATCGGTATGCAATAGTTCAATTGAAACTTTGGTTAAGACGTCTCACCAAGTTCTAACAAGTTCAGAATCTGGTGAAAATTCAGGGTCTTCTGCTTCTGCTTTACCTCGCTTGGTTGTGACGCGTTCCAATTCAGATGTTGTGGTGTCCAAGACTTTATGCTCGGTGATTGATGACGCGCATAATGTCATCACTGTTAAACAAAGTGGGCATAGAAGAGGAGGAGGGTTCTTGGATTTAGGGGAAAATAGGAAGTCTTCTAGTGGTAATTGGATGTCAACTGTGTCTTCCACCTTGGCCGTTCCAAGTAATAGAAAGCTTGTTCTTGATGTTACTGGGAGAGTCACATTTGAAACTGTGAGATCATTCCTGGAATTTTTGATTGGAAGATTGTTTTCCAGCGTGAAAAGAAGTGTCCGTGTTGTGAATGATGCTATTGTCGATACTAGTGTTCAAGTTGTGAGATATTTTACGGAAAAATCTTGCCTTGTTGCTAGTATATGTCTCTCACTGTGCTTATATGTATTGGGCGGCCGTTGTGAATTGATGCCTGCTTGA